From Polaribacter haliotis:
GAATCCACAAAATGTATTATTTTGGAAGAAGAAAAACAAGGGAAATAAAGGTGTTTCGAATTTGGGTAATAATAAAATATTATCTTTTTTAAGAGGAAATATTTTTATTCCAGATCCGAAAATATTTTGGGTAAAACCTTCAGTTAAATTTCTTCAAAAGTACCTTTTAGAAAATAAAGTTGATGTGATTATTTCTACAGGACCACCTCATAGCATGCATTTAATCGCGCAGAAATTACATCAAAATAATAATATAAAATGGATTGCAGATTTTAGAGATCCTTGGACAGATTTGTATTATACAAAAGATTTTAAACAAGGTAAATTTGCTAAGAACAAAAATAAAAAGTTAGAAGAATCTGTTTTAAAAAATGCAGATTGTGTTTTAACTGTAAGTAAATCCTTAAAAAAAGAATTTGTAAAAACCGCTTTGAATGTTCAAGTAATTACAAATGGTTTTGATGATGAGGTTTTAGAAAATACTACTGTAGTTTTAGATAAAAAATTCACGATTTCTTATATTGGTCTGTTGCCAAAACAGAGTAATCCTAAATTATTGTTTAAAGTCTTGCGAAATTTATTGGAAGAAAACCAAGATTTAAAAAACGATTTGCAATTAAACTTTACTGGAGATATTGCAGATGAAGTAAAGCAAGAAATAGCAAAGAACAATTTAGTAGAATATTCGAATTTTGAAAGTTATGTTTCTCATGAGAAAGCGATTTCTCATCAGAAAAAATCTCAGGTGTTGTTATTGTTAATACCGAATGTAGCTAAAAGTGAAGGGATTTTAACCGGAAAATTATTTGAGTATTTAACAGCAAAACGACCTATCTTAGCAATGGCTAACAAAAATGGAGATTTAGCAGAAATACTAAGCGAAACAAATGCTGGAGTTGTTATAGATTATAATAATGAAGAAAAACTAAATTCAGAAATTTTAAGATTATACAACGAATATAAAAATGGAAGTTTAGCAGTAAATACGAAGAATATCGAACAATATCATCGTAAAGAATTAACAAAGAAATTAGCAGAAATCATTAAAAAAATAAACACATAAATGGGCATTGTTCTAAAACAATCTTTTAGAAATACGATTATAATTTACGCAGCTTTTTTGGTTGGAGGAATTAATACCATTGTTTTTTATCCCAGAATTTTAAAGTCAGAATTTTATGGAATGGTTACATTCTTGCTTTCTGCATCAAATCTAATAATGCCTTTAGCTGCTTTTGGAATTCAATATACAATTGTAAAATTTTATTCTTCCTACGAAACTAAAGAACAAAAAGACAGGTTTTTATCTTCTGTTCTGTTTTTACCTTTATTAATTTCTTTGCCTTTAGGTTTCTTTTGGGACAATGTTCACGACTGGATTATGAGTGAGGTAACTGAAGAAAATCAAGTTATAGTAAGTTATACGTTTGCAATTTATTTAGTAGCTATTTCTTGTGCTTATTTCGAGCTTTTTTATTCTTGGACGAAAGTACATTTGCAAACTGTTTTTGGGAATATTTTAAAAGAATTGTGGAATAGAGTAGTAGTTATGATACTGCTTTTAGCGGTTTTTTTCGGGTTTATATCAAAATCGGACTTTATTTGGTATTTAACTTTTGCTTATGTTTTAAGAGCTTTAGTAATGATGTGTTATGCTTTTTATATGTATTTGCCAAAAATCACTTTAAAATTACCAGACAACTTTGGTGAAGTAATAAGATATTCATTATACATTATTTTGGCAGGAAGTGCTGGTGCAATTTTATTGGATATCGATAAAATTATGATACCTGGAAAAGATACAATTGAGAAAGCTGCTTATTATTCTGTGGCAGTTTTTATTGGTTCTTTTATAGAGGCGCCAAGTAGAGCAATGACGCAAATTTTGCAACCATTAACCTCTAAATCTCTAAACGAATTTAATACAGTAGAAGTAGAAAATTTATACAAGAAAAGCTCCATCAATCTTTTTTTAGTAGGTGGTTTGTTCTTTATTTTGGTAAATTGTGGGGTACATGAACTTTTTAAATTGATGCCAGAAAAAGGATATCAAGGTGGAGAATTGGTGGTTTTAATGATTTCTTTGGCAAAATTATATACTATGTTTTTAGGAAGTAATGGAGCTATTATTAACAACTCTAAATTCTATAAAGTTGCTTTGCCAATTGCTTTGGGAATGTCTATAACTGTGTATTTTTTAAATAACCTATTCTATTTTAATTTAGAATTTGGTACAGATGGGTTGGCATTAGCAACACTATTAACAATTGTTTTATTTAATACAGTAAAGCTATGGTTTGTGCATAAGAAATTCGGAATTACACCTTTTACGCCAAAGTCCTTAAAGATGTTTGCGATAATTGTAGTATTATTCTGTCTCTTTTATTTTTGGAATTTCCCACTTCCTGAAATTGAAATTGCTAATTTTTCTATTTCTCCAATTATCAACATTATTCTAAAAAGTATTTTAATTACTGTTATTTATTTATATATAATTTTTAAATTAAATATCTCTAACGAATTTGATATTTTATTACAAAAATTCTACAAAAGACAATCTAAATAGTCTGCAAACATATGTAGTAGTAAGGCAAAAGCAAGTATTCTTGTTTTCTTAAAAAATGTACCTAAAAAGTAAAATGCGATGGCAATATAAGAATGTAATGGATGGAAGTTAATGCTACATCTAAACTCTTCAAAAATTGGTGTTGCTAGTAAATGGTCTAAATCTACCAACATGCTCGCTAAAAAAATTAGATAAACGAATCTCCATTTTTTTCTATAAAAGAATAACGCAATAAATAAAGGCACAAGAAAGTGCAAACTGTAATGTATTAAGATTTTTAGAGTCATTATTGTTAAAAAAAAAAGACTTATTTTTAAAATAAGTCTTTCATATTAATAGTAAGTATTAGTATTTTGGGGAATATAATGTTTATAACAAATTTAAAGTAAATTTATCTAATTAGAATTAACCTATGTTTAAAGATTAAATTATTTTGAATACATTTCTTTACGAATTCTACTTAATTGCACAGGAGTAATGTTTAAATAAGAAGCTATGTGATAAAGAGGTATTTTATTCTCGATATCTGGAATCCTTTTTTTTAGTTTAATATACCTTTGTGTGGCATTTAAAACAGAAAGATTATATACCTTAGATTCTAATTCTAAAAAAACCACTTCTAAAACTTTAACGTACAAGTTAGATATTAAAGGGTCTCTTTTCGTTAATTTTTTAAACTCCTTAAAATTGATGCAATAAATTGTACAATCAGTCAGGCAATCGTAACTGAATCTAGAAGGTTTGTCTAAAATTAAAGCACCTAATGCGCCTACAGCTCTAATTGGAGTGAAAAAGTTTCTAATGTATTCTTTTCCTTTTTCGTCTGTGTAGTAAGAACGAGCAATACCAGATTCTAATATGTAAATATATTCAGGAATTTCTCCTGCTCTAGAAAATGTATCTTTTTTCTTTAAAGTTTTTTTTGATATAAGTGATACTAAATCTTTCTTAGAGTTCGCTGGTAAAGGACCAAATGATTCTATAATCTTAAATACGGCTTTCATAAAACATGCTTATTCGTTTTTTAGGATTTTGTAAACGAATAAGAAAATGCAATCTACTGATTTTTTTTTATAAATACGATATAGAATTTGGACCCTCCATAAAAAGTAAATCTAAAATGGAGAGGTTTGGAAGAAAACCATGTTTATCGTCAAACATTTGTATATAGTTATCTACCAATTTTTTTGGCTGTTTTTTTACTTCGGCTAAATGTCTAAAGTCTTGTTGTTTAGAATCTAAAATAAAAAATTTTGTTTTAATAAAATTAATATCTAATTGAAGTGCATCTGCCACAAATAAGAAAGAATCGATATTTATATCTTGTAAAAATTTATATTTTTTTTCGAAAATAATTGCAAGATCGTCTTCGAAAAAATCAAAAAAAGGAGAAGTTCTATAGGCAATTTGTAGAGATTTAAAATGTTGGTCTTGCCATGGAAAATCATTTTCCACTAAAGTGTCTTTCGTTTTTTTTCTTCCGTCCGTAATTTTATGTTTTACAGGAATACTTAAAAGCTGCTTTCCATTGCTATTATATATGTAGCACCTGTTTCTATAGCTCTGTTTTTGAAAATTATCTTCCATTTCGAAAGTAACAGTATCCTTTTTAACAATTTCGGAAAATTGAGATATAGGAGAGAAGTAAGTGGGTATAAATA
This genomic window contains:
- a CDS encoding glycosyltransferase family 4 protein, yielding MKVLIITYYWPPAGGSGVQRWLKFVKYLQDFGIEPIVYTVKDENYPKEDSSLVKEVPKGITVLQQPIWNPQNVLFWKKKNKGNKGVSNLGNNKILSFLRGNIFIPDPKIFWVKPSVKFLQKYLLENKVDVIISTGPPHSMHLIAQKLHQNNNIKWIADFRDPWTDLYYTKDFKQGKFAKNKNKKLEESVLKNADCVLTVSKSLKKEFVKTALNVQVITNGFDDEVLENTTVVLDKKFTISYIGLLPKQSNPKLLFKVLRNLLEENQDLKNDLQLNFTGDIADEVKQEIAKNNLVEYSNFESYVSHEKAISHQKKSQVLLLLIPNVAKSEGILTGKLFEYLTAKRPILAMANKNGDLAEILSETNAGVVIDYNNEEKLNSEILRLYNEYKNGSLAVNTKNIEQYHRKELTKKLAEIIKKINT
- a CDS encoding lipopolysaccharide biosynthesis protein is translated as MGIVLKQSFRNTIIIYAAFLVGGINTIVFYPRILKSEFYGMVTFLLSASNLIMPLAAFGIQYTIVKFYSSYETKEQKDRFLSSVLFLPLLISLPLGFFWDNVHDWIMSEVTEENQVIVSYTFAIYLVAISCAYFELFYSWTKVHLQTVFGNILKELWNRVVVMILLLAVFFGFISKSDFIWYLTFAYVLRALVMMCYAFYMYLPKITLKLPDNFGEVIRYSLYIILAGSAGAILLDIDKIMIPGKDTIEKAAYYSVAVFIGSFIEAPSRAMTQILQPLTSKSLNEFNTVEVENLYKKSSINLFLVGGLFFILVNCGVHELFKLMPEKGYQGGELVVLMISLAKLYTMFLGSNGAIINNSKFYKVALPIALGMSITVYFLNNLFYFNLEFGTDGLALATLLTIVLFNTVKLWFVHKKFGITPFTPKSLKMFAIIVVLFCLFYFWNFPLPEIEIANFSISPIINIILKSILITVIYLYIIFKLNISNEFDILLQKFYKRQSK
- a CDS encoding Crp/Fnr family transcriptional regulator produces the protein MKAVFKIIESFGPLPANSKKDLVSLISKKTLKKKDTFSRAGEIPEYIYILESGIARSYYTDEKGKEYIRNFFTPIRAVGALGALILDKPSRFSYDCLTDCTIYCINFKEFKKLTKRDPLISNLYVKVLEVVFLELESKVYNLSVLNATQRYIKLKKRIPDIENKIPLYHIASYLNITPVQLSRIRKEMYSK
- a CDS encoding DUF6122 family protein, with product MTLKILIHYSLHFLVPLFIALFFYRKKWRFVYLIFLASMLVDLDHLLATPIFEEFRCSINFHPLHSYIAIAFYFLGTFFKKTRILAFALLLHMFADYLDCLL
- a CDS encoding WbqC family protein, translated to MSIFIPTYFSPISQFSEIVKKDTVTFEMEDNFQKQSYRNRCYIYNSNGKQLLSIPVKHKITDGRKKTKDTLVENDFPWQDQHFKSLQIAYRTSPFFDFFEDDLAIIFEKKYKFLQDINIDSFLFVADALQLDINFIKTKFFILDSKQQDFRHLAEVKKQPKKLVDNYIQMFDDKHGFLPNLSILDLLFMEGPNSISYL